ATGACGATCTTAGCTCAGATCATTCTGCtctcattattaattttaattcgcCTGCTTTAGTCACTGCTCAGAAGCAGCGTATATTAAAAAGAGATCTGACATAAAACTTTTTCAAGCCCGACTTGAGTCAATATTAATCTCAACATGGAGATTAACTCAACAAGAGATTTAGATGATGCTGTGGAAATATTTACCAACAAAATACACGAAGCCGCCTTTTAGCGTCAACGAACAGTTGTAAAAACCTTGTCGAACACAAAGAAATAGGCAACCATATTCTGATGAAGTCTCTAAATTGGTTAAACACAAGAGGCGACTTCGAAGGATTTGGCACAACAGCAGGAATCCAAATGACAAAACAGCCCTTAACAAAGCAACCAAGGAGCTTAAAACTAAGTTGGCTGAACTTAAAGAAGAATCGATAGGAGAATACCTCAAAAATGTTGATCCAAACAAGGACGGGGACTATAATATATAGAAGGCCACCAAATACCTAAAACGGCCCACCGTAAGACAGGTTCCGGTAAAAGATGGCAACAATTCTTGATGTAGATCAAACACAAGCAAAGTTAATGCTTTTGCCAACCATCTTAAAGCTTCATTTGAGCCATTTAACTTCAACAGTACTAGCCAACGCCGGGACGTTGAAGAATACATCGACAGTCCATGCCCAATGGATAAACCTCTAACAAGCGTAAGACTCTCAGAAGTTCAGTCGGAAATTTCGCGGATAAAAGATTCAAAGTCTCCAGGTCACGACAATATCGACGCATGGACAATCAAAAATCTTCCCAAGAAATGCCTGTTATTTCTAGTGTTGCTTTTTAACTGTAGCTTCAGGCTAAGTCATTTCCCTACGCAGTGGAAATGTGCTGAAATAACTATGATACCAAAGCCAAATAACTATGATACCAAGCCGGAAAATGAGTTATCTTCATATAGACCAATAAGCCTACTGACAATATTCTCGAAAATACTCGAAAGAATATTTCTTCGAAGACTACTGCCAGAGCTGGAAAGGCAATCGATCATCCCAGATCATCAATTTGGTTTCAGACAAATGCACGGAACACCGGAACAATGCCATCGTATTGTGAAATCTATACTTTGTAGTCTGGAAGAGAAGAAGTATTGTTGTGCGATTTTCCTAGACATTCAGCAGGCGTTTGACAGAGTCTGGCACTCAGGCCTActgtacaaaattaaaaagatactACCTACCCCGCTCTATCTCTTCCTCAGATCCTATCTGAGTTTCAGGCATTTCTACGTTAAAATTCAAGACGAAATCTCGGATATACACAGTTTTTACCGCAGACATGCCAATACTAGAAGACGATAAATTAACAGTTGCCACCTACGCAGACGACACTGCTATACTTTCATCCTCCTACTCGGCTAGTGAAGCTGCTGAAACCGCACAAGCACAGCTAGATCAATTGCAATCCTGGCTTAGAAACTGGAACATCTCGGTAAACGCCTCAAAATCTGCTCAAATCACCTTCACATTGAGAAAAGAAGAGTGCCCCAGCGTAAATCTTAATGGAGTCATAATTCCTAAATCCAATAGTGTAAGATACCTCGGATTACATTTAGATAAAAGACTTACTTGGCGTGAACATATCAGAGCCAAGAGAACACAgctcaaaattaaaacaagaaaaatgtattGGTTGCTTGGCCCCAAGTCTAAACTTAGTCTGAAAAACAAAATGCTTCTCTACAAAGCTGTGTTAAAACCTGTATGGTCTTATGGCATTCAAATTTGGGGTACTGCAAGTAAAtccaatataaatattattcaaagatACCAGTCAAAAACTCTTAGACTGATTGCTAAGGCTCCGTGGTATATCAAAAATATCCATCTCCACAAGGATCTGAACACATCTACGGTGATTGACGAAATAAAAAGATACAGCTCTAAATACATCACAAGACTAAATTTCCATCCCAACACACACACCATAAACTTATTAGACAACAGTGAGGACACACGACGACTTCAAAGACTGCATCCTCTAGACCTGCCCTTTAGATCGTAAGAACTAATTAAGTAGTTAAGGCAAAAATAATCATACGATACATTTACTGATCACCCTTACTTTAAGGCCAAATTGCACTTAATGCATCAATGTGAATTATATCAGTCAATTACATTTACTTATTGTTTCACGACAGATTGTAAATAAAGATatgcaacataaaaaaaaaataacacacgCCATAAACTTATTAGACAACAGTGAGGACACACGACGACTTCAAAGACTGCATCCTCTAGACCTGCCCTTTAGATCGTAAGAACTAATTAAGtagttaatgcaaaaataatcatACTTCATCGACTTCAAAGACTGCATCCTCTAGACCTGCCCTTTAGATCGTAAGAACTAATTAAGtagttaatgcaaaaataatcatACGATACATTTACTGATCACCCTTACTTTAAGGCCAAATTGCACTTAATGCATCAATGTGAATTATATCAGTCAATTACATTTACTTATTGTTTCACGACAGATTGTAAATAAAGATAtgcaatataaacaaaaaaaaaaactttaaattatggAGTAATTAGTTGTTTTGCCTttctgaatatatgtatgtatgtaaaataattgaattgagatacaatacatatatgcttttgttattaaagaatattgacaaaaaattaaCGAATGCGTACTGTCAGTGTACAGTCATAATAAATGGTTATTGCTGTAGAGATAAATAGATGATAATTTTGATGGCATATTTAATAGATTGCTTATGTTTTATATGAATAATGTATTTGCGGCAAATGAAACCGGAACTTGTGGTAATTAGACTGGAACTGTCGTGTGGTCATTGGGAtcgataaatacatatacatacatatgtacatatatactccaGTAGAATTTCCAATTGTAGCTAACTTAAATTTGCAACACCTTATTTTATGTATTCATAGTGCATAATGGCCGACAATTTATAGTGTTAGTTCTAAATGgaacataaaataattacaatacataatatttttaaaagatcaatttttcaataacttctaaattatttttcttatatccTAGGACGAATAGGCACTGTGGTTGGATGGGGGCGTACTAATGAAGGTGGTGAATTGCCAGCAATCGTTAACCAGGTGAAAGTACCTATAATGTCTATTACAGAATGTCGAAACCAAAAGTATAAAAGTACTAGAATAACATCCAGTATGATTTGTGCTGGAAGGCCTAATATGGATTCATGTCAGGGAGACAGCGGTGGCCCCCTTCTACTTTCAAATGGGATAAAGTATTTTATTGTTGGTGTAGTTTCTTGGGGCGTTGGCTGCGGTAGAGACGGATATCCAGGTGTTTACACCAGAGTTAGTAAATTTATACCGTggataaaatcgaatttacATAACAGCTGCTTGTGCTCTtgataaaaaattgcatatatgtatataacaaatgTGTACTGATATATATACCATTTAATAAAGGTCATCCaattaatttaagtaatttttggtaaagaaCTTCATTAAAggagcaaaaaatatatatgtatggcttACCACTAGCTAGCATCAGACTCTTATTGTTGATAGAATagtcaaaaaataatattcttgtattaaacatatagtatgtatgtatttttaagggTTGGGAAAGGCTGACTTCTTACACGTCTGGATACAAAGTTTTTAAACAGTATGACTTACTAGCTCATTGAAGCGAGCAAGTGCAAATGGCTGGATTACATTTCCTCTAGAATATCGTTTGCTTGGTGATGCAGCGCAACCGTTAGAAACAAATCTAATGATACCTTACAAGGACAATGGGTTCCTATCTGAAGCCCAAACATTTTGGAAACCAACGAGGCGAAGCAagagcgaaaaggaaaaagctTAAAAGTTTTCTTAGAAACGTTATATTTAACGTTAAGTAAAACACACCAGGTGCGCAAATGAATCAGTACAGAAATCAGAGTTCGCTTAatgaaatgtacatatgtgtcgaGGAATTTCTAGCCATTATACCCTCAATAAGggatattaagtttgctacaaTATCTGTAACACTCAAAAGAACACGCCAGAGAccctttaacatatgtatgttatgatcagtatatatttactatataatcgtactagtcccttagtttttgagatattatctgaaattttgcacccgactttttctcaccaagaagcagTATATTTGTGGAAATGCcggtatcggaccactataacttatccctgccataaaaactgaacgatcggaaaaaagtgctgctatggaaagctttttcatttcacgagatatttagcatatatgtagctgccatacaactaaACCAATTAAGTGTTTGGTATTGTCAACCAcagcagtttgctgtccaagacTACCCAAGGTACTTGGTCCGATTCTTCAGAGAGAGCTGTGTCCCATTTATAGAAGGGAACTTCCATAAAGGGCTATCTTGTGAACACAGGCAGATCCCTCTTTTCTAGACTGTTTTGAGGAGGGTGCTCATAATACTTCTAATGGTCTGTAGACATTTACCCGTTATTAAGatgacaatgtcgtccgcatatggTACTATCTTACGGCTTTACCTTCCAAGTTCCTTAGCAGTTTATTCACAAGTAATGTAAGGAAGTtcgagtcatgtgtagaagttgacgaaagtgaggaaagttcttttatatatgactcaagcaaatcccgacttccggtcctagaccaagtatcctccggGTAAACaaagaacatctgtttgaaggcgagcaAAAGTGAGACGGCGAAGCATATCCTCCATAGGGTCTTGCGCTGGGTTTAggacccgctacgtaaaaacactaccaatgatAAAGCATAAAAACACTAGGGGAAACTGGGGTACCTTTGACTTTGGGGCACATTTGACTATGGCCTTTTCGAAGTCAAGCCAGTAAAATCAATCGCATTTATAAATTAGGAATGGTGAAGTAATTGATTTTATTCAATATGTTGAACCAGTTAGTGTTTATACATTTTGGTGAAGTAACACGtgtttttctcttttctctGCGTTCTGTGTTACTTTGTGGCGGTGATATGCAAAACATTTGTGAAGTCAATTGAACACCATTTTAAAGTGCTAAGTGAACTTAACTAGTATTATTctgattaattttgaaaagatttGGAAATTTAAGAATGAAAGAATTTAAAAggtaagaaaattgaaatttctaaaGTAAACTCAGTTGGGGtacatttgacatttttgaatGGGGCACATTTGACAAAAGTCTACAAAACTACAGCTGCCATCAAATACGGAATAAATAGGACAACTCTAATCATGCGTTTAAAACATAAGGCACCTTCTGGCAATCTTTCAGATTCTGGCAATGATAGCAGCTCTgatgattattttaaatttcaatcgaaATTCACATCTCGCCGGACATTTAATAAGTAACAAGAAACCGATATTTGTAAATACGTCAAGAAATGTGCTTTTTATTCTTACGGCTTAATTTATCAAACTTTAAACAAGTTTGCATATGATTACACTAAAGCTAAAAATTTGGTTACTCCAACTGCCTGGGAAAAATCCAAAGAAGCTGGAGACGATTGGCTTTAcggattttttaaaagaaatgatTCTATATCTCTTAGTAAACATGAAAAGTTCAGTTTGGCAAGATTACGCGGTTTTACTAAATCAGCAGTggaaagttttttcaaaaaccttACTACGTTGTTTGTAAAGTCCACATTTCAGccaaaaaatatctataatttgGACGAAACATCACTACCGTGATGGAGCCTATTAAGGTAAGATAGGCTTATAGATACATTTAGTCTTATTTTTAGCCTGGTTGGAAATACACGTTAATGACTTTAAATAACATATTTCTTCTCTAGTTTTGTGCTGCAAAAGGACAACGTTCTGTTTCTCAAGCATCTTCCGCTGAGCGCGGCAGCTTGGTTACAATCGTTGGCATAGTTAACGCTTGCGGAAATCGTTTGCCTCCGGCTTATATATTTCCTCG
The sequence above is drawn from the Bactrocera tryoni isolate S06 unplaced genomic scaffold, CSIRO_BtryS06_freeze2 scaffold_11, whole genome shotgun sequence genome and encodes:
- the LOC120779473 gene encoding trypsin-1-like, whose amino-acid sequence is MLLLLKNIDKKLTNAYCQCTVIINGRIGTVVGWGRTNEGGELPAIVNQVKVPIMSITECRNQKYKSTRITSSMICAGRPNMDSCQGDSGGPLLLSNGIKYFIVGVVSWGVGCGRDGYPGVYTRVSKFIPWIKSNLHNSCLCS